From a single Salmo salar chromosome ssa22, Ssal_v3.1, whole genome shotgun sequence genomic region:
- the cdk18 gene encoding cyclin-dependent kinase 18 — MNKMKNFKRRFSLSVPRIEENEFTEQINQLNIQHTQALTPDSLTLPSLHPEASPSPVSTEPATPGAQSPSQLQYRSKAPHRRFSMEDVSKRMSLPMDIRLPPEFLKKLQMEREMDSENNSPPCKPLSRMSRRASLSDIGFGKLETYVKLGKLGEGTYATVFKGRSKLTENLVALKEIRLEHEEGAPCTAIREVSLLKNLKHANIVTLHDIIHTERSLTLVFEYLDSDLKQYLDNCGNLMSMNNVKIFMFQLLRGLSYCHKRKILHRDLKPQNLLINDKGELKLADFGLARAKSVPTKTYSNEVVTLWYRPPEVLLGTTEYSTPIDMWGVGCILFEMATGRPMFPGSSVKEELHLVFRIIGTPKEDSWPGISNNDEFRSYMFPEYRPQPLINHVPRLDTEGINMLTALLLYDTRTRVSAEASLRHPYFLSLGENIHSLADTSSVFSLREIKLQKDPGHRSSVFQPPGRGKNRRQSIF; from the exons CACTGACTCCAGACAGCCTGACCCTGCCGTCACTGCACCCTGAGGCCAGTCCCAGTCCAGTGAGCACTGAGCCAGCCACACCCGGAGCACAGTCCCCCTCCCAGCTCCAGTACCGCAGCAAAGCACCACACCGACGCTTCTCTatggaa GACGTGAGTAAGCGTATGTCTCTGCCCATGGACATCCGCCTTCCTCCGGAGTTCCTCAAGAAGctgcagatggagagagagatggacagtgaGAACAACTCTCCTCCCTGCAAACCCCTCAGCCGCATGTCCCGACGGGCTTCACTG TCTGACATTGGCTTTGGAAAGCTGGAGACGTACGTGAAATTGGGCAAACTTGGAGAG GGAACGTATGCCACCGTTTTTAAGGGTCGGAGCAAACTGACAGAGAACCTGGTGGCGCTGAAAGAGATTAGGCTCGAGCACGAGGAGGGAGCGCCCTGTACAGCTATCAGAGAAG tgtCTCTACTGAAGAACCTCAAACACGCCAACATTGTCACACTGCATGACATCATACACACAGAACGCTCCCTCACTCTTGTCTTTGAGTACCTG GACAGTGATCTGAAACAGTACCTGGACAACTGTGGAAACCTGATGAGCATGAACAACGTCAAG atctttATGTTCCAGTTGTTACGTGGTCTGTCCTACTGCCATAAGAGGAAGATCCTTCACAGAGACCTCAAACCTCAGAACCTGCTCATCAACGACAAGGGAGAGCTCAAACTAGCTGACTTTG GTCTGGCACGGGCCAAGTCTGTCCCCACTAAGACCTACTCCAACGAGGTGGTGACTCTATGGTACCGCCCCCCTGAAGTACTTCTGGGTACCACAGAGTACTCTACACCCATCGACATGTG gggcGTGGGCTGTATTCTATTTGAGATGGCGACAGGTCGTCCCATGTTCCCCGGCTCCTCAGTGAAAGAGGAGCTGCACTTAGTCTTCAGAATCATTG gtaCCCCAAAAGAGGACAGCTGGCCAGGTATCTCCAATAATGATGAGTTCAGATCCTACATGTTCCCCGAGTACAGACCTCAGCCACTCATCAACCACGTCCCTAG GCTGGATACTGAGGGGATTAACATGCTAACTGCTTTACTCCTG TATGACACTAGGACCAGAGTCTCAGCTGAAGCATCTCTTAGACACCCCTACTTCCTCAGCCTGGGAGAGAACATCCACAGCCTTGCAGACA CCTCCTCTGTGTTTTCTCTCAGAGAAATTAAACTGCAGAAAGACCCAGGCCACCGCAGCTCAGTGTTCCAGCCTCcag GTCGGGGGAAGAACAGAAGGCAGAGCATATTCTAA